DNA sequence from the Devosia lacusdianchii genome:
GTGCCGCCGCGCTCGACGCCGCCCATCACCAGCGCATCGACATTCGCCGTGCGCCAGGTGTTGAAATCGGGGGTGCCATTGGGGTCGCCGACCTGGATCGGCAACGAGGCCGGATCGAGCGGCAGGAACAGGCCCGAACGGCGCAGGTTGGCGCGCACGATCTCGGCTATCTCGCGCCCGAAGGTCGGGTCGGACGAGGCGAAATCCGGAATGGCGATCGGCAGCGGCTGGAAATTAGCGCCTTCCACGACGATCTTGAGCTGGGCCATGGCCATTGAGGAGCCGGCCAGGAGTGCCCCGCCAGCCAGGCCGAGCTTGAGCGCATTGCGCCGGGTGATCAGGGTCATATCAGTCTCCATTCTTGCCGCCGGGAGCATTCTGCTCGCCAAACGTGCCAATTCAAAGTCACGGCCGCAGTTCCACTTGGATCTGCCGCCATTCGTTGTATGCATCCGCCGACAGCATCTCGTACGGGCCGCAGGCCTGGACCGCGCGCTGCGCCGCCCGGGCCACCGCGCCACCCGCCGGTGACGGATCAGCCGAGATGATGGAACTGCTTGCGACAGTCCGGTCCTGGTTCATCGTCACCATCAGGGTCACGTTGAGCCCACTATTGATGTCGCTCGGCAACAGGTTCCAGCAGGTCTTTATGCGCGCCACCAGCCCGTCGATCGCCGACTGGCTGAGTCGCGCCGAAGTGCCGTCGGTATCGCCCAGCGTCGGTGCCCCACCCTGCCCGGTCGTTCCGCCGGTGGTGTTGTCGTTGTTGATGATGGCAGAAATATCGTCGGCCAGCGACGCATCGAGTTGCTCGTTGGGCTGCTCTTGCGCTGCCTGCTGGGCAGCGGCACGGCGCTTGCGCTCTTCTTCCTCGCGCTTGCGTCGCTCGGTCTCAGCCTGGGCGAATTGCTGGCGCTTGGCCTCAAGGTTGGCCGGACGCGATGCCGGCACCGGTGCAGCGACGGCCGGGGTCACCGGCTCAGGCGTGGGCTCCGGGGTAGGCTCGGGCGTCGGTTCCGGGGTCGGTTCCGGCGTTGGCTCGGGTGCAGGTTCAGGCGCCGGCTCCGGCGTGGGTTCCGGCTCTGGCTCGGGCGTCGGCTCGGGTGGCGTCGGCCGCGTGAATGGCGTTGGCGCTTCAACCGGTTCAGGAGTTGGCTCTGGCGTCGGCTCGGGGGCCGGCGTCGGTTCTGGTTCTGGTTCTGGTTCCGGCTCGGGTTCAGGAGCCGGTTCCGGCGTGGCCTGCGGCGCGGGCGCGGTATTGGTCACCGGCTGGGGCGTGGGCGTATCGGCAGGCGACGGCGTCACCTGGTCCACTTCGGTATTGCCCGTCGGCTGGGCCAGGCTCGCCTGCTGGTCGTCTTCGACGATGGACGGCGTATCGGTCTCGACGATCTCGCTATCGAGCTGTCCGGCCCGGATATTGGAGAATTCCTCGATCGGCACCAGATCGACCGAGATGGCCTCGACCGCAGGCGTCAACGGCTCCGCAAACCCCAGATTGATGAGGCCGATGGTCAACACCGCGATGTGGGCGACGCTCGAGACGGTTACGCCGGTACGCATGGGCTGGACCTACGGCTCCGGCGGGCTAGTGATAAACCCCATCTTGTTGAAACCTGCGCGCTGCAGCAGGCCCACTACCTTCATCACCGCACCATAATTGGCCGTGGTATCGCCGCGCAGGAAGATGCGGTCTTCCGTACCGTTGACGGCCATCGCGGTAACCGTATTGATCAGGTCAGCCTCAGCGACAGGCTCTTCATTGATGGAAATCGCGCCATCCCGCTCAACGGAAATGGTGATCGGATCGGCTTGGCTTGGCATTGGGCTGGCGCTGGCCTGCGGCAGGTCGAGCGGCACGCCCGACGTCATCATCGGCGCGGCCACCATGAAGATGATGAGCAGCACCAGCATCACGTCCACCATGGGCGTGATGTTGATTTCGCTCATGATCGCCTTCTTGCGGCTGCGACGGCGGCGTCCGCCGCCTCCGCCGCCACCGGCAGCTGCACCCATACCCATATCAGCGGCTCCGGGCTTCGAGCTGACGGCTCAGAATGGTCGAGAACTCGTCGGCGAAGCCCTCGAGACGCCCGATCATCTTGGAAGCATCGGAGCTCAGCTTGTTATAGGCGATAACCGCCGGAATAGCGGCGACCAGACCGATGGCCGTGGCAAACAGCGCCTCGGCGATCGGGCCGGCAACAACCGCCAGATTGGTATTGGACGAGGCGGCAATGGCGGTGAAGGCATTCATGATGCCCCAGACCGTGCCGAAAAGGCCGATGAACGGACCAGCCGAGCCGATGGTCGCGAGGAAGCCGAGGCGCTTTTCCAGCGTCTCGCTCTCGCGCGCAATGGCGACATCGAGCACCTTGTCGAGGCGTTGCTGCATGCCGACAAAGCTGGCCGCGTTCTGCTCGTGGCTGCGCTTCCATTCCTTCATCGCCGCAACGAACACCGCGCCAAGCCCACCCGAGGGCTTCTCGGCCTGCTGCTGGTAGAGCTCTTCAAGCGACTGGCCCGACCAGAACGTGCGCTCGAAGCGGTTCATCTCGCTCTGCGTGCGGCGATAAACGATCGTCTTGTCGACAATGATGGCCCAGCACCAGATCGATGCGCCCAAGAGGCCGAGCATGACGGACTTCACAATCCAGTCGGCGGCCCAGAACAGGCCCCAGATGGAAAAATCGGTGTGCGGAACGACGGTTCCCACAGCGTCCATGGCTTCCATGTAGTGATCCTTTTCGGCCCGGTTCACGCACCCGACCCTCAAGCATCAGGCGATGGGGTCGAAATCTGTCAAAATTAAGAGAAATGCCCCGCATGCCGGCCTTTGCAGACCGGCGGACGAGTACAGAGTCCCTTTGCCGTAATTATGGTCAAGAACAGGTTAACAAAAGGAGTCGGCGGGCCATGCAAATGGCGCGGCAAACCTAGGCGCTGGGCGCAAAGCGGGCGAGGATTTCCCGTGGCATTCGCGCCGGGCCGCCTGAGGTCTTGATCGCGACCACCACCACGCTGGCGCGCGTCAATACTGTCTCATCACGCAAAATTGCCTGGCTGAGAGTGAGGCGAGCGCCCGAAAGCGCAGCAACTTCGGTGGTCACGGTCAGTAGATCATCGATATGCGCCGCACCATCGAACTGGATGTCCATGGAGCGCACGGCAAAGGCGATGCCCTCCGCCGCAAGCTCGGAGTGATGAATGCCCTCGTCGCGCAGGAACTCAGTCCGCCCACGTTCGAAGAATTTGAGGTAGGCGGCGTGATAGACGTTCCCGGAGAAATCGGTGTCTTCGTAGTAAATGCGAACGGGAAAGCGGTGACTGATCACGAACCGAACCTCACGGCGAAAAGTTCCGTTGCTGAAGGCAGACTTGCCAGCCGCGTCTGCAGCGGCGCCGGCCGCAGCGGCAGGGCCGAGAGCCGTTGCGGATCGGTGGGCACCCAGCGAAACTCCAGGTCGTTATTGCCGTCACGCACTCGATGGCAGACCTCATCAGAGAGGAACGGGAACGCCTCGGGCACGGTCATCTCATAAAACAGCGCAAACTCGTGCACCATGCGCCCATCGAGCGAGAAGAAGTTCTCGCCGATGAAGACCAGTCGTCCGACGCTGACCACCTGCCCCAGCTCTTCCACCATTTCTCGCGCCACGGTTTCGGCGCTGGTCTCGCCCAGATCGACCCGGCCGCCCGGCAGGGTCCATTGCCTGTCCCCGGTGGGCCGATGCACCAGCACGTGTCCGTGCCGGATGGCGATGCCCGCCGCCCGCATTTGAAAACGCTGGTCGCCATCGTCAAAGGAGACCATCCGCGATTTCACGCTGGAAGTGGTCATGCCGCGACCGTTTCGATATCGACCAGATGCCGGACCGCATCTGGCAAGGGTGACAAATGTCGCTGCATGGCCGCCGGATAGAATGGCGTGTCTGCCAGGCTGGCCGCATCGGCGTCGACCCACTTGAATTCGAGTTCGGCATCTCCGTCGCGAACGCGATGGCAGATACCTTCCCCCGTCCCGAAGACGTCGGGCACCGCCATCAGGTGGTAAAAACCGATCTCGTGATAGTGCCGGCCGCCAAGATCGAACATGGTCTCGCAGGTAAACAGCAGCCGCTGCACCACGACCGTCTGCCCGAGTTCCTCGACCATTTCGCGCTGCAGCGTTTCGGCCGCCGTCTCGCCAAACTCGACCCGCCCGCCCGGCAGCGTCCAGAAATCTTCATGCGTGGCGCGGTGGACCAGCAGGCGGCCATCGCGCAGGGCAATGCCGGCCGCCCGCAGCTGGAAGCGGCGTGGCCCTTCGTCGAAGCAGATCATACGGCGCGCTGCGGTCACGACGGTTCCTTGCCCAGTTCGATCACCACGATTTCCGAACGTGTGCCCAGCCGGATCGGCCAGCCCGAATAGCCCAGGCCCGAGGAGACGATCAGATGCCGGTCGTTTTCGATGATATGGCCATAGACATAACGGCTGCCGTGGCGCGAGGGAACCACGGGCGTCCGGCCGAACACCTTGATCTGCCCGCCATGGGTATGGCCGGACAGGGTCAGGGCGACGCGGGGCGGCACGTCCGGAAAGATATCGGGCTCATGCGCCATCAACACGATCGGTTCGTCGGTCGTAACCTGCGCCAGTGTACCCGCCAGATCGTCAAGCCCCTGCGACGGACCATAGTCGGACGAACGACCCGGCATGAAGGCGAACTGATCGCCCAAGCCCGCCAGCCAGAACCCGCGTCCAGCATGATCGATGCGCACTGCGCGGTTGACATAGACGGGTATGCCAACGCCCGTGAGCGCCCGCTCCGCCCGCGTTGGCCCGCGCGCCACGTCGGCGCGGGTATGGCCGTCATAGTCGTGATTGCCGAGGATAGCATGCACGCCCAGGGGTGCGGAAAGCTTGGCCAGCTCGCTGGCCCATTCATGGGGCAGCAGGTCACGGCCGATATGGGGGCCGGAGGCATAGTCGCCGAGCAGCAGCGTGATATCAGGCGCCAGTGCATTGGCCTGACGGCAGAGCAGCGCCAGCCGCTTGGCATTGGTCCACGGCTCGGAAGCGTGAATGTCGGTCAATACGGCGACGCGGAGCGGCAGGTCGGCGGGCCAGCCCGGCGGGGTCGGCGCGTAGTGGGTAATATGAGCGCTCAAGGCTGTCGGAAGGCCAGGCCGCGCTCCGTCAGGGCCGCCGTAAGTTCGGGAAAGCTCTTGGGGCCGACGCCGTGCAGCGCCGCCACATCCTTCTGCGTCCATTTGGCCAGATCGGCGAAGGTCTTGATACCGGCATGTGCGAGCGCGCCGTGGGCCGGCCGGCTCAGCTTGACCGTACCGGCCAGAGGATCGTTGGGGCTCATTCTTCCGGCTCCTCGAACAGGCTTGCCTGCAGACCCACAAAGCCCTGCGGCACCAGCTTGCCCAAGTGCTGGAACGCGGCGCCGGTCAGCATGCGGCCGCGCGGTGTCCGCTGAATGAAGCCTTGCTGGATCAAATAGGGCTCGACGATTTCCTCGATCGCATCGCGCGGCTCGCTCAGCGCCGCCGCAATGGTCTCGATGCCAACCGGGCCGCCATTGTAGAAGTCGGCAATGGTGGTGAGGTAGCGCCGGTCGAGCTGATCGAGCCCGCGCGCATCGACGTCAAGCCGCAACAGCGCCTTGTCGGCGATGGCACGGGTAATCTCGCCGGAGCCATCGACCAGCGCAAAATCGGTCACTCGGCGTAGTAGCCGCCCGGCGATACGCGGCGTCCCGCGCGACCGGCGGGCGATTTCCATTGCGCCATCGGGCGCCATCGGCATGCCGAGCAGCCGCGCCCCGCGCTGCACGATCTGCACCAGCTCCTCGGGCGTATAGAAATTGAGCCGCACCGGTATGCCGAAGCGATCGCGCAGCGGTGTGGTCAGCAGGCCCGCGCGCGTCGTGGCCCCGACCAGCGTGAACCGCGCCAGGTCGATCCGCACCGAGCGGGCCGCGGGGCCCTCGCCAATGATCAGATCGAGCTGGAAATCCTCCATCGCCGGATAGAGCACTTCCTCGATCGCCGGATTGAGCCGGTGGATTTCGTCGATGAACAGCACATCGCGGTCTTCGAGATTGGTCAGCAGCGCCGCCAGATCTCCGGCCTTCGCAATGACAGGGCCGGATGTGGCACGGAAGCCGACGCCCAGTTCGCGCGAAATGATCTGCGCCAGCGTGGTCTTGCCCAGGCCTGGCGGACCAACAAACAGCACATGATCGAGCGCCGTACCGCGCTGCTTGGCCGCCTGGATGAAGACTTCGAGATTTGCCCGCGCCGCCGCCTGGCCAACGAACTCGGAAAAACCGGATGGGCGCAGGGAAACGTCGAGCGGATCGTCGCGACCGGCCGCGGCGGAAGTCAGATCAGTCAACTACTCAGCTCCCGCAGTCCCAGTCGGATCAGCTTCTCGGTGGGCACGCTGTCGCCTTCGCGGGCAACGATGCGCGCCAGTGCGGCGGAAGCCTGGGCGCTGGAATAGCCCAGATTGGTCAACGCCGAAACGGCGTCGGTGATAGCGCTCGAAGCATTGCCGTCACCCAGCGCCGATTGCAGGCCCAGCGTGCCCGCATCGATGCCACCGCCGGCCGGCACCTTGCCCTTGAGTTCGGTGACCACGCGAATGGCCAGCTTGGGCCCGACGCCATTGGCGCGGCCGATCATCGCCTTATCTTGCAAGGCTATCGCGCTCGAAATCTCGGAGGTAGACAGCACGGAGAGGATCGCGAGCGCCACCCGCGCGCCGACGCCTTGCACGGTCATCAGCAGGTTGAACCACGCCTTCTCCGCCTCGCTGGAAAAGCCGTAGAGGCGGATCATATCCTCGCGGACGATGGTTTCGATGAACACCACCGCCGCCTCGCCGACGCGCGGCAGCTCCTGCAGCGTGCGGCTCGAGCAGAACGCCTCGTAGCAGACCCCGCCGCAGTCGATCAGCACGAAGTCGTCGCCGAAACTGTCGACCAATCCTTTGAGTTTGCCGATCATGCCAGAGCCCTCAGCCGCTGATTGGCCACGCGGTGATGCGCATGGCAGATGGCGATGGCCAGCGCATCGGCGGCATCGGCGCCCTTGAAGTCGGCGGCCGGCATCAGTGTCTTGACCATCAGCGCCACCTGGCCTTTTTCGGCATGGCCGGTGCCGACCACGGATTTCTTGACCAGATTGGCCGCATATTCGGCCACCGGCAGGCCCCGCGCTGCCGGCGTCAGCAGAGCCACCCCGCGCGCCTGGCCCAGGATCAGCGCCGAGCGGGCGCCGGCATTGACAAAGGTCTCCTCCACCGCCGCTTCATCGGGCGCGAACCGGTCGAGCACCTCGCCCAGCGCCGCGAACAGCACGGCCAGCCGCTCCGCCAGCGAACCATCGACCGGCGGCGTCACCGTTCCAGCGCCCACAAAGGTCAGCCGGTTGCCTGTGGTCTCGATAATGCCCCAGCCGCAACGGCGCAAGCCTGGATCGATGCCGATGATTCGCGTGGGAGACGTCATGCCCAATCCTTATTGACTGAGCCGCATCCTACCAAGCCCAATGTGAACAAAAAGGCAACGGGATCGGTGGAAAACCCCGGTTCCGGTAAAATTGCATCTATCCTGCAAACACCATCTTCAAGACCTCGCCCATAGGTTCCCGCCGGGAATGCGGGGATGGTCGGATGACGGGACTTCACAAGCAGCTTCCGAAGTATGCGTGGCTTCGGATTCAGCGGGTAACTGGGGTGGTAACGGCGCTATCGATCGTCCTGTCGGTCGTCATGACCAATGCCATCATGGAAACCTTCTCGGCCGGCGTGAACGTGCAGGGCCTCGCCGTATCCATCCTCACGCCGCTGGCTCTGGGCGGCCCGATGATCTTCTTCCTGATGCTCAAGCATGAGCAATTGCGCCATGCCAACCGTCAGCTGGAAAAACTGGCCACCACCGATTGGCTGACCGCCTGCCTCAATCGCGGCGCTTTCACCCGCGCGGTCACCCAGCACCTGGGCGCATCGCGGCGCCAGGGCGCGCTGCTGTTCGTCGATGCCGACGACTTCAAGGGCGTCAATGACCGTTTCGGCCACGACCAGGGCGACGAGGCCCTGCGCCTGCTGGCCGCCGCGATCCAGGTCGCGGTATCTGAAGGCGGTATCGTCGGGCGGCTGGGCGGCGAGGAGTTCGGCGTTTTCCTCCCCGATGCCGATCCGGTGGCCGCCGACCGGGCAGCCGAGCAGATCCGCAGCATGGTGGCGGCGATCGCCTTCGAGCCCGGGGGAATGCCCTGCCCGCTATCGGTGAGCATCGGCGGAACGACATTTGCCGGCCCGGCCGAATTCTCCGAACTCTATCGGCTGGCCGACCAACGCCTATACGACGCCAAGAATAGCGGCCGCGACTGCGTCGCCATGATGCAGGCCGCTTGACCATGGAGAGCAGCCCCACCTGAGCCGACCCGACCAATGCAATGCCCCGCCCGCCACCGGCCCCACGGCTCGGAGGCGAACCCTCATTTTAGCCAAGAGATTGCGCCCTCATGCTGCCTTCCAAGACTTTGACTGCCCTGCAGAGCTGGTCCAGTGTCGGCCGCTGGACCTTCTTCGGGACGCTGGCCTGCGTCGCCGTGTCGGTGCTGTTCAACGCGCTGTTCTTCGACGATCTGGGCTATGAGGCGCTGCGGCGGTCGATCATCAGCGCCACGGTGCTGCCCATAGCGCTCGGGCTGCCGCTGTTCTGCTACATGAGCATGCGCATACGCGGCCTTGCCATCACCAATGTGCGCCTGGGCATGGTAGCGCGCACCGATAGCCTCACTGCCTGCCTCAACCGCGGGGCCTTTACCGCCAAGGTCAGCCTGCTGCTGTCGCAACGCAAGCCCGGCAGCACCGGCGCTCTGCTGATGATCGACGCCGATAACTTCAAGGCCATCAACGATCTGTTCGGTCACGATGCCGGCGACGAGGCCCTGACCATCATCGCACGCTCCATTCGCGCCATTCTGCGCGCCGGCGACCTGGTCGGACGCATGGGCGGCGAGGAATTCGGCGTCTATTTGCCCGGCGTCGACCAGCGCGGCGCCGAAGCTATTGCCGAGCGCATCCGCCGTTCGGTCAACCTGGCGGCTTTCGCGCCGGAGGGCCGCCAGCGTCCGCTGTCGGTCAGCGTTGGCGGCGCGGTGTTCGAGGGGCCAGCCAGCTTTACCGAGCTGTTCCGCATTGCCGACCAGCGCCTCTATGGCGCCAAGCAAGCCGGGCGCAACCGCACCACCGTCGCTCATTTCGACGACCATCCGGTGATCGGCATCAAGCGCAGCGCATGAAAAAAGGCGGCGCCGTGTGGCACCGCCCTGATCATTCAAAACCTGCGGCTCAGCTTTCTAGCTTGGCGGCTTCTTCGTCGCTCATATCGAAGTTCGAATAGACGTTCTGCACGTCATCGTCTTCCTCGAGCGTCGAAATCAACTTCATCAGCGTCGCGCCCTTTTCGGCGTCGATCGGCGTATTGGTTTGCGGCTTCCAGATGGCCTTGACCGACTCGGCCTCGCCCAGAACCTTTTCCAGCGCCGCGGCAACTTCCACCATCGCCTCGAACGAGGTGGTGATGTAGTGGCCCTCTTCGTCGCTCTCGACGTCGTCGGCGCCCGCTTCGATCGCCGCTTCCATCACCTTGTCTTCCGAGCCGGCCTTGAGCGAGTAGGTGATCTCACCGACCTTGTCGAACATGAAGCCGACCGAATTGGTTTCACCCATCGCGCCGCCATTCTTGGAGAAGTACGAGCGGACATTGGAGGCGGTGCGGTTGCGATTGTCGGTCAGCGTCTCGACGATGATGGCGACGCCGCCGGGGCCATAGCCCTCGTAGCGGATTTCGTCATAGTTCTCGCCATCCGAGCCGATCGCCTTCTTGATGGCGCGGTCGATATTGTCCTTGGGCATGGACTGGGCGCGGGCATTGGTCACCGCGAGGCGCAGGCGGGAATTGAAGGCCGGGTCGGGCATGCCCATCTTGGCTGCCACGGTGATTTCGCGGGCCAGCTTGGAAAAGACCTTGGAGCGCGCCGCATCGGACTTGCCCTTGCGGTGCATAATGTTTTTGGCGTGTGAATGGCCGGCCATCGGTCACTCCCCTCGAATAAGAATGCTGAATTGGTGGCGCGTTATAGGCAAGCGCGCGGGACTTGTGAAGTCAGGCCATTCAAGGCGCGCTGAGCCGAACCGATATGGTTGCCTTCTTGCGATTGAGCGATGCGGCCATCTCCTCAGCCTGCGCAAAACTGCCAACGCCTGACAGCAGCAGCATTTCGGTGTCGATCGGCGTCTGGATAACGGGCGAGGACAGGACGTCACCATTGACGAGGAGATCCGTCTTCTGCCCGACATGATCCAGCGTAAAGGCCGCAAAGGCGGCGCGTGCCTCGGGCGTCAGCCAGACATTTAGCGCCGGTCCACCCGAATAGCCGTCTTCGGCAACTTCCGCCCGCACGACGCCTAGAACCAGTTCTTCGGCCGAAACCCCCGCGGCGCCGAACAGTGCGGCGGCGACAATTCCTAGGCCCAGCGTGCGGAGGAGAGCCATCTCAGAACATCGGCTCCGCCTGCGCCAGCGTACCGCCGATCCGCACCGGGAGCACTTTCGTCGTCAGCCCCGTGCGCGGATCGGTCTCGATTGCCACGCCACACAGCGTCGCTTCGCCTTCAGCCGGCGTAAAGCGTCCATTGGCGATACCTGTGAGGAACCGGTTGAGCGGCTCCTCGGCATCGACGCCGATGATGGAGTCGAAATCCCCGCACATACCCGCATCGGCCATCAGCGCCGTGCCGCCCTTGAGGATGCGCTGGTCAGACGTGGGGATGTGGGTATGCGTGCCCACAACCAAGCTTACCCGCCCGTCCATGAAAAAGCCCATGCCCTGGATTTCCGAGGTCGCCTCGGTGTGGAAGTCGACCACGATGGCATCGGCCTGCTCGCCCAGCGGGCAAGCGGCAACGGCAGCCTCGACGGCGCGGAATGGATCGTCGGTTGGGCCCATGAACACCCGGCCCAGCGCGTTGATGACCAGTACGCGATGGCCATTGCGGCCCTCGACGAACATGGCGCCGCGCCCCGGCGTACCGGCCGGCATATTGAGTGGCCGCACCAGCGTCGGCTCGCGCTCGATGAACGAAATCGTGTCACGCTGGTCGAAGGCGTGATCGCCCAGCGTCACAATATCGGCACCGGCATCGCGCAGCCCCTTGAAATGCGGCTCGGTGAGCCCGCGTCCATGGCTGGCATTTTCGCCATTGATGACGACGAAGTCGAACTTGTAGCGATCGATAATGCCTGGCAGACGCTCGGCAATGGCATCCCGGCCGGAACGGCCCACGACGTCGCCCAGAAACAACAGCCTCATGCGGAAGGGCCGAAGTGACGAACACCGTCTTCGGTGACAATGGCATCGAGCGGCACGTCATGGGCCTCGCGCGGAATAGCGTCGAGTTCCTGCGCCGCGAAGGCAAGCCCAATCAGCTTGGGTTTCTTGCTCATACGCGCCAGCGTGCGGTCGTAATAGCCTCCGCCATAGCCGAGGCGCGTCCCCTGCTTGTCAAAACCCAACAGCGGCATCAGCACGATATCGGGCTCTGCGCGCGGCGCCAGTTCAGCCGGCGCCAGGGTGCCGAAACCGGCCTCGTAAAGCGACGCCCCCTGCTCCCAAACGCGCAGGTCGAGCGGCTCTTCCGC
Encoded proteins:
- the tolR gene encoding protein TolR → MGMGAAAGGGGGGGRRRRSRKKAIMSEINITPMVDVMLVLLIIFMVAAPMMTSGVPLDLPQASASPMPSQADPITISVERDGAISINEEPVAEADLINTVTAMAVNGTEDRIFLRGDTTANYGAVMKVVGLLQRAGFNKMGFITSPPEP
- the ruvC gene encoding crossover junction endodeoxyribonuclease RuvC — its product is MTSPTRIIGIDPGLRRCGWGIIETTGNRLTFVGAGTVTPPVDGSLAERLAVLFAALGEVLDRFAPDEAAVEETFVNAGARSALILGQARGVALLTPAARGLPVAEYAANLVKKSVVGTGHAEKGQVALMVKTLMPAADFKGADAADALAIAICHAHHRVANQRLRALA
- a CDS encoding metallophosphoesterase, producing MSAHITHYAPTPPGWPADLPLRVAVLTDIHASEPWTNAKRLALLCRQANALAPDITLLLGDYASGPHIGRDLLPHEWASELAKLSAPLGVHAILGNHDYDGHTRADVARGPTRAERALTGVGIPVYVNRAVRIDHAGRGFWLAGLGDQFAFMPGRSSDYGPSQGLDDLAGTLAQVTTDEPIVLMAHEPDIFPDVPPRVALTLSGHTHGGQIKVFGRTPVVPSRHGSRYVYGHIIENDRHLIVSSGLGYSGWPIRLGTRSEIVVIELGKEPS
- a CDS encoding TIGR00282 family metallophosphoesterase, coding for MRLLFLGDVVGRSGRDAIAERLPGIIDRYKFDFVVINGENASHGRGLTEPHFKGLRDAGADIVTLGDHAFDQRDTISFIEREPTLVRPLNMPAGTPGRGAMFVEGRNGHRVLVINALGRVFMGPTDDPFRAVEAAVAACPLGEQADAIVVDFHTEATSEIQGMGFFMDGRVSLVVGTHTHIPTSDQRILKGGTALMADAGMCGDFDSIIGVDAEEPLNRFLTGIANGRFTPAEGEATLCGVAIETDPRTGLTTKVLPVRIGGTLAQAEPMF
- the tolQ gene encoding protein TolQ, which encodes MDAVGTVVPHTDFSIWGLFWAADWIVKSVMLGLLGASIWCWAIIVDKTIVYRRTQSEMNRFERTFWSGQSLEELYQQQAEKPSGGLGAVFVAAMKEWKRSHEQNAASFVGMQQRLDKVLDVAIARESETLEKRLGFLATIGSAGPFIGLFGTVWGIMNAFTAIAASSNTNLAVVAGPIAEALFATAIGLVAAIPAVIAYNKLSSDASKMIGRLEGFADEFSTILSRQLEARSR
- a CDS encoding GGDEF domain-containing protein, translating into MTGLHKQLPKYAWLRIQRVTGVVTALSIVLSVVMTNAIMETFSAGVNVQGLAVSILTPLALGGPMIFFLMLKHEQLRHANRQLEKLATTDWLTACLNRGAFTRAVTQHLGASRRQGALLFVDADDFKGVNDRFGHDQGDEALRLLAAAIQVAVSEGGIVGRLGGEEFGVFLPDADPVAADRAAEQIRSMVAAIAFEPGGMPCPLSVSIGGTTFAGPAEFSELYRLADQRLYDAKNSGRDCVAMMQAA
- a CDS encoding YebC/PmpR family DNA-binding transcriptional regulator, which translates into the protein MAGHSHAKNIMHRKGKSDAARSKVFSKLAREITVAAKMGMPDPAFNSRLRLAVTNARAQSMPKDNIDRAIKKAIGSDGENYDEIRYEGYGPGGVAIIVETLTDNRNRTASNVRSYFSKNGGAMGETNSVGFMFDKVGEITYSLKAGSEDKVMEAAIEAGADDVESDEEGHYITTSFEAMVEVAAALEKVLGEAESVKAIWKPQTNTPIDAEKGATLMKLISTLEEDDDVQNVYSNFDMSDEEAAKLES
- a CDS encoding NUDIX hydrolase; its protein translation is MTTSSVKSRMVSFDDGDQRFQMRAAGIAIRHGHVLVHRPTGDRQWTLPGGRVDLGETSAETVAREMVEELGQVVSVGRLVFIGENFFSLDGRMVHEFALFYEMTVPEAFPFLSDEVCHRVRDGNNDLEFRWVPTDPQRLSALPLRPAPLQTRLASLPSATELFAVRFGS
- the ruvA gene encoding Holliday junction branch migration protein RuvA; the encoded protein is MIGKLKGLVDSFGDDFVLIDCGGVCYEAFCSSRTLQELPRVGEAAVVFIETIVREDMIRLYGFSSEAEKAWFNLLMTVQGVGARVALAILSVLSTSEISSAIALQDKAMIGRANGVGPKLAIRVVTELKGKVPAGGGIDAGTLGLQSALGDGNASSAITDAVSALTNLGYSSAQASAALARIVAREGDSVPTEKLIRLGLRELSS
- a CDS encoding DNA-directed RNA polymerase subunit alpha C-terminal domain-containing protein — encoded protein: MSPNDPLAGTVKLSRPAHGALAHAGIKTFADLAKWTQKDVAALHGVGPKSFPELTAALTERGLAFRQP
- the ybgC gene encoding tol-pal system-associated acyl-CoA thioesterase, translated to MISHRFPVRIYYEDTDFSGNVYHAAYLKFFERGRTEFLRDEGIHHSELAAEGIAFAVRSMDIQFDGAAHIDDLLTVTTEVAALSGARLTLSQAILRDETVLTRASVVVVAIKTSGGPARMPREILARFAPSA
- a CDS encoding GGDEF domain-containing protein translates to MLPSKTLTALQSWSSVGRWTFFGTLACVAVSVLFNALFFDDLGYEALRRSIISATVLPIALGLPLFCYMSMRIRGLAITNVRLGMVARTDSLTACLNRGAFTAKVSLLLSQRKPGSTGALLMIDADNFKAINDLFGHDAGDEALTIIARSIRAILRAGDLVGRMGGEEFGVYLPGVDQRGAEAIAERIRRSVNLAAFAPEGRQRPLSVSVGGAVFEGPASFTELFRIADQRLYGAKQAGRNRTTVAHFDDHPVIGIKRSA
- the ruvB gene encoding Holliday junction branch migration DNA helicase RuvB, giving the protein MTDLTSAAAGRDDPLDVSLRPSGFSEFVGQAAARANLEVFIQAAKQRGTALDHVLFVGPPGLGKTTLAQIISRELGVGFRATSGPVIAKAGDLAALLTNLEDRDVLFIDEIHRLNPAIEEVLYPAMEDFQLDLIIGEGPAARSVRIDLARFTLVGATTRAGLLTTPLRDRFGIPVRLNFYTPEELVQIVQRGARLLGMPMAPDGAMEIARRSRGTPRIAGRLLRRVTDFALVDGSGEITRAIADKALLRLDVDARGLDQLDRRYLTTIADFYNGGPVGIETIAAALSEPRDAIEEIVEPYLIQQGFIQRTPRGRMLTGAAFQHLGKLVPQGFVGLQASLFEEPEE
- a CDS encoding NUDIX hydrolase; the encoded protein is MTAARRMICFDEGPRRFQLRAAGIALRDGRLLVHRATHEDFWTLPGGRVEFGETAAETLQREMVEELGQTVVVQRLLFTCETMFDLGGRHYHEIGFYHLMAVPDVFGTGEGICHRVRDGDAELEFKWVDADAASLADTPFYPAAMQRHLSPLPDAVRHLVDIETVAA
- a CDS encoding SecDF P1 head subdomain-containing protein, whose product is MALLRTLGLGIVAAALFGAAGVSAEELVLGVVRAEVAEDGYSGGPALNVWLTPEARAAFAAFTLDHVGQKTDLLVNGDVLSSPVIQTPIDTEMLLLSGVGSFAQAEEMAASLNRKKATISVRLSAP